One window of the Lytechinus pictus isolate F3 Inbred chromosome 5, Lp3.0, whole genome shotgun sequence genome contains the following:
- the LOC129261868 gene encoding amiloride-sensitive sodium channel subunit gamma-like, translating to MDMASKTNSFFPPEYHDIHPKKPESVSAVLTDYSGVTTAHGVPRIITSKSVLSKLFWACVTLVALAAFLWQGSLLLFDFRGHPYTTQIDVVTRTEVRFPAVTVCNMNKMRRSAMVGTRFESLIEADGGVGGGDMDYSWWFDWSSEWWLKYEESFSSSSSEESGPSDLGSDIFGTDQSGDMSGDSETDGTTSSVPETTFSEFPDISSENNQSSTSANQNQSSQSDVDTASETSDGFQPSIDEESSAPDEGPQVRKKRSGLRLIPDPITGKLDQRRRHIRRKRQTGIYPSSMGSSEEAEKYDWWESGWETNMFDYQEYDWDGVTNDNDWQGFYRQSTADDFSDLLDVINPTRQELEDMGHQAEDFILQCTFDRRPCNYTNFRQFQNKYYGNCFTFNQEVGNSSTVRSTGQTGAQYGLHLTLFTEQPEYVGLFAQEAGVRVAVHPPDVLPFPEDDGVVASTGQATNIGIRQSYFERLSDPHGNCTDGTQTNFTSEEYAYTTRACVKSCVQQHLFNKCGCVTDIMMNDTICSPRNKTEQVCRQAIEQFFHEGKLECICPIACEETLFVTAVTSDLWPSERYETHLKSRLTNDKAIRILQDIEQTRKNLARVRIYFEELNYEQMIQKPKYTFESLLGGIGGLLGLYIGFSVITICEVGVLVVDLIKYLFRKAYSHDRVVPINLKN from the exons ATGGATAT GGCATCTAAAACaaattcattctttcctccGGAATATCACGACATACATCCAAAAAAGCCCGAATCCGTCAGTGCAGTACTGACTGattacagtggcgtaactactgCCCATGGGGTACCCCGCATCATCACCTCAAAGTCCGTGCTGTCCAAACTCTTCTGGGCTTGTGTCACCCTGGTCGCCCTTGCAGCGTTCCTTTGGCAAGGAAGCCTACTGCTCTTTGACTTCAGAGGACATCCTTACACGACGCAGATCGACGTGGTCACCCGGACGGAAGTACGCTTTCCTGCAGTCACCGTGTgcaacatgaataagatgagacgCTCGGCCATGGTTGGCACCCGATTCGAAAGCCTGATCGAAGCCGATGGCGGCGTTGGGGGAGGAGACATGGACTACAGTTGGTGGTTCGACTGGTCATCGGAATGGTGGCTGAAGTACGAGGAATCATTCAGCTCTAGTAGTAGTGAGGAGTCTGGACCGAGCGATCTAGGATCAGATATCTTTGGCACAGACCAATCTGGTGACATGAGTGGAGACTCGGAAACGGACGGCACAACTAGTTCTGTCCCTGAGACAACATTTTCTGAGTTTCCCGATATAAGCAGCGAAAACAACCAGTCCTCGACATcagcaaatcaaaatcagtcatcACAATCTGATGTGGACACTGCTTCTGAAACATCCGACGGGTTCCAACCTTCTATCGACGAGGAATCGTCAGCACCGGACGAGGGTCCACAGGTAAGAAAGAAAAGATCGGGTCTCCGGCTCATCCCTGATCCCATCACGGGTAAACTGGATCAACGACGACGACACATTCGCCGAAAGCGACAAACTGGCATATACCCGTCGTCGATGGGATCGTCTGAGGAAGCCGAAAAGTACGACTGGTGGGAATCGGGCTGGGAGACCAATATGTTCGACTACCAGGAGTACGACTGGGACGGTGTGACCAATGACAATGACTGGCAAGGGTTCTACCGGCAATCCACGGCAGATGACTTCAGCGACCTTCTGGATGTCATCAACCCAACAAGACAAGAACTGGAGGATATGGGCCACCAGGCAGAAGACTTCATACTTCAATGTACCTTCGACAGACGCCCTTGTAATTACAC GAATTTTCGCCAGTTCCAGAACAAATACTATGGTAACTGCTTTACCTTCAATCAAGAGGTCGGAAACAGTAGCACCGTCCGTAGCACTGGACAGACAGGAGCGCAGTACG GCCTACACTTGACACTATTCACCGAGCAGCCGGAATACGTGGGGCTCTTTGCTCAggaggcaggggttcgagtcgcCGTTCATCCCCCGGACGTACTCCCCTTCCCCGAGGATGACGGGGTAGTTGCCTCCACAGGACAGGCCACAAACATCGGTATCAGACAG TCATACTTTGAGCGGCTATCGGATCCGCACGGTAATTGTACGGATGGGACTCAGACGAATTTCACATCAGAAGAATACGCCTACACGACCCGGGCTTGTGTCAAGTCTTGTGTTCAGCAGCATCTATTCAACAAGTGCGGGTGTGTGACCGATATCATGATGAACGACACGATCTGTAGCCCCCGAAACAAGACCGAAC aggTGTGTCGCCAGGCTATTGAGCAATTCTTTCACGAAGGCAAACTTGAATGTATCTGTCCTATTGCCTGCGA GGAAACTCTTTTTGTGACCGCCGTAACGTCGGACCTGTGGCCTTCAGAGCGATATGAG ACTCATCTGAAGTCACGATTGACTAATGACAAGGCGATACGTATCCTACAGGATATCGAGCAGACAAG AAAAAATCTGGCTCGAGTACGGATATACTTTGAGGAACTCAATTATGAACAGATGATCCAGAAACCGAAATATACG tTTGAGAGTCTGTTAGGTGGTATTGGAGGTCTTCTAGGTCTCTACATCGGGTTCTCCGTGATCACTATCTGCGAGGTCGGTGTCCTGGTCGTCGACCTCATCAAATACCTCTTCCGGAAGGCGTACAGTCATGATAGAGTTGTCCCCATCAATTTGAAGAACTAA